ATATTAAGTATTCCATGATATTTATTGTAATATTTACTCGGATGTAAAGAGGAATATGGCAAAAGAAGAGGCGATAGAAATCGAGGGTACGGTGATCGAGCCGTTGCCGAATGCCATGTTCCGGGTGGAGCTCGACAACAAGATGAGGGTGCTCGCTCACATCTCCGGCAAGATGCGGATGCACTTCATAAAGATCCTGCCGGGGGATCGGGTAACCGTTCAGTTGACGCCGTACGACCTGACACGAGGTCGGATCACCTACCGATCGAAGTGAAGAGGGGACGAAGATGAAGGTCAGACCGTCGGTTCGCAAGTTTTGCGTCAAGTGCAAGGTCATTCGCAGGAAGGGCGTCGTCCGGGTGATCTGCGAGAACCCGAAGCACAAGCAGCGCCAGGGATAGACGCACAGGGGTAGGCGCCGTACCAGATCGTACCAAGGAGGAGTCGGTTGGCACGCATAGCGGGAGTGGACATTCCTAAGACGAAGAAGATCGGGACAGCCCTTACCTACATTTACGGGATCGGTCCGACCTCCGCGGCGAAGATCCTCGAGGAGGCCCGCGTCTCGCCCGATTTGAGGACCAGCACGCTGGGAGAGGACCAGGTCGCCCGGATCCGGGACGTGATCGACGCCAATTATCGCGTCGAGGGGGACCTGCGCAAGGAAATATCGATGAACATCAAGCGGCTGATGGACCTCGGAGCGTACCGGGGCCTTCGGCATCGCAAGGGGCTGCCTGCGCGGGGTCAGCGAACCCACACGAACGCACGGACCCGGAAGGGTCCGCGCAAGGGGGCCGTCGCGAAGAAGAAGGAAGCAACGAAGAAATAAGGACGGCGGCCGAACCAGCCGGCGATAACCCCCGCCGCGGGGCGGGTGCGGAGGAACGATGGCAACACCGAAAAAGAAAGGCAAGAGGAAGGTCCGCCGGAGCGTGCCGGTCGGGGTGGCCCACATCCAGGCGACCTTCAACAACACGATCATCACGATCACCGATCCGGACGGGAACACCCTGGCATGGGCGAGCGCGGGCGCAAAGGGATTCAAGGGGTCCAGGAAAAGCACTCCCTTCGCGGCCACGGTGGCCGCTGAGGAAGTGGCGAAAAAGGCGATGGACAGCGGTGTGAACACCGTGACCGTTCACATCAAGGGACCCGGATCCGGCCGCGAGGCCGCGCTCCGCTCCCTGCAGGCCTCCGGGCTGAAGGTGAACTTCATCCGGGACGTGACGCCGATCCCGCACAACGGATGCCGGCCGCCGAAGCGCCGCCGCGTCTGACCACCGCAACCCAAAGGGACAAGGAGGAAATTTTCTTTGGCAAGGTATCGTGAAGCCGTCTGCAGGCTATGTCGCCGGGAAGGGATCGAGCTCTATCTGAAGGGAGATCGATGCTTCACCGACAAGTGCGCCATCAAGAGGAGGGGGTATCCGCCGGGCCAGCATGGCCAGCGGCGCCCGAAGCATAGCGATTACGGCGTCCAACTGAGGGAGAAGCAGAAGGCGAAGCGGATCTACGGCTTGCTGGAGCGCCAGTTCCGCAACTACTTCGAGAAGGCGGACCGGATGAAGGGGAAGACCGGCGAAAACCTGCTGATCCTCCTCGAGCGTCGCCTCGACAGCGTCGCCTACAAGCTGGGGTTCGCCCCGACCCGTCGGGAAAGTCGCCAGATCGTCCGACATGGGCACTTCCTCGTGAACGGAAAGAAGGTGAATATCCCGTCTTTCCTCGTCCGCTCGGGGGACGTCCTCGAACTGCGCGAAAAGAGTCGGAAGGTCCCGAACGTGAACGAGTCGCTCGACGCCGTGATCCGAAAGGGAATCCCACCCTGGCTCGAGCTAGAACGCGACAGTTTCCGTGGAAAGATCAAGACTCTGCCATCCCGGGCGGACATCCAGGAGCCGATCCAGGAACAGTTGATCGTCGAGCTCTACTCGAAGTAAGACTCTTTGGGGGCAGGAGAAGGGGGAAGCATGTTTCAGCGAAACTGGAAACAGATGATCAAGCCGCGTCGCATCGAGATCCAGACCGACACGGCGACGTTCAATTACGGAAAATTCGTTGCCGAGCCCCTCGAGCGGGGCTTCGGAACCACCCTCGGAAACGCCCTTCGCAGGATCCTCCTGTCTTCCCTGCAGGGCGGCGCCATCACCTCGGTCCGCATCGAGGGAGTGCAGCACGAGTTCTCCACGATGACGGGAGTCGTGGAGGACGTCACCGACGTCGTCCTCAACCTCAAGGAGGTCCGTCTCCGGATGCATTCGCCGGAGCAGCGTACGCTTGTGCTTGAGGCGAAAGGGCCCCGCCGGGTAAAGGCTTCCGACATCTCCCCGGACCCGATGGTGGAGATCCTTAACCGGGACCACCACATCGCGGAGCTCTCCGCGAATGCCAAGCTGCGCATGGAGATGACCGTCCGGATGGGGAAGGGCTACGTTTCGGCCGAGCGGAACCTCGAGGAGAACGCCCCGATCGGGACGATTCCCATCGACGCCATCTTCTCGCCGATCCGGAAGGTCAATTTCTCGGTGACCAACGCGCGGGTCGGGCAACAGACCGACTACGACCGACTGACGCTCGAGATCTGGACCGACGGCTCCCTCCTTCCCGCCGACGCGGTCGCCTATGCGGCGAAGATCATGAAGGACCAGTTGACCGTATTCATCAATTTCGACGACGAGGCGGAGATCCCCGACGAGCCGGCGCGGCTCGAGGAAGGGGGGGCGAACGAGAATCTCTACAAGCCGGTGGAAGAGCTGGAGCTCTCGGTTCGCGCCTACAATTGCCTGAAGAACGCGGATATCAAGTATATCGGCGAGCTCGTCCAGAAAAGCGAACAGGAAATGCTCAAGACCAAGAACTTCGGGAAGAAGAGCCTCAACGAGATCAAGGACGTCCTGGTCGGGATGGGGTTCTCCCTCGGAATGAAGATCGACGAGTTCACCCCGGAAAAGTTCAGCCCGCCGCGGAAAGAGGATTGACCAACCGAAGGGACGAGGATTTCTTATGCGCCATGGAATGGATCACAGGAAGCTGGGAAGGAAACCCGCGCACCGCAAGGCGCTGCTGCGGAACCTGATGAACGCGCTCGTTCACGCCGAGCGGATCGAGACCACCGTTTCGAAAGCCAAGGAGCTGCGGCCGCTCGCGGACCGGTTGATCACCCTCGGGAAAGCTGCGACGCTCCATTCCCGCCGCCGGGTCTTTTCCCTCCTGACCGATAAGGAAGCGACCGACAAGCTGTTCGCCACGCTGGCCGGCCGATTCACCGGGCGTCAGGGCGGGTACACCCGTATTGTCCGGACGGGTTTCCGGATCGGGGACGGCGCCGAGATGGCGATCATCGAGTACCTGCCTGCGGAGGAGAAGAAGGCCGGCGGGAAGGGGAAGAAAAAAGCGGCCGCGAAGAAGTCGCCTGCGAAGACCGCGGAAAAGAAGAAGGTAGAGAAGGAGACGACGAAGCCCGCCGCCAGGAAGGTGAAGCAGGCCGCGCCGAAGGACACGAAGCCTCGCGCCTCGCACGCACAGACCCAGAAGACGCCGGAGGGCGGCCAGGGGTAGGAAACCGTTCCGGAGCGACGGATCGGATACGCGAGAAACGGCCCTTCGGGGCCGTTTTCTTTTTCTTTGTTCGTCTTCCCGTGGAGGAATGTCTTGACGGCCTCAGGGCGGGGAAGTATTATGAAAATGAAATTCATAATCAGAAATGGAGAGCGCCCCGCCAGTTGAAACGACTCCTCGAACGGATCGACCGCGAGATCCTGGCCACGGGAGGCAAGAGAAGCCGAAGCCGGGCGGCCGTGATCGAGGGGTTCTTCCGCGCAAGGGAACACGTAACGATCGAGGAACTCACGCGTTCCGTCCGGGAGAACGCTCCGGGGGTCGGCGCGGTGACGGTATACCGGACGCTGAAGCTCCTCGAACGGCTCGGGTACGCGAAGGAGCTCGATTTCGGGGAGGGGGCCCGCCGCTATGAGAGCAACCTGTCCCCTCACCACGATCATCTCGTTTGCCGGCAATGCGGAACGGTCATCGAGTTCGAGGACAGGGAAATCGAAAATCTCCAGGATCTTGTGACCCGCCGCCACGGGTTCCATCCGACCGCGCACCGTCTCGAGATCTACGGGTTCTGCAGGAGATGCGCCTCGGGCAAATCCGCGGAGCGGATTCGATGAGCACCGCGAGGACTTCTCCTGAATCTCTGGGCGCCGTGATCCTGGTGGGAAACCCCAACGTCGGGAAGAGCGTCGTTTTCGGAGCCCTCACCGGGCGGTACGTGAACGTCTCGAACTATCCCGGCACGACGGTCGAGGTCACCCGCGGAGAGGCGCACGACCGGGGAACTTCCCTCGAGGTGATCGACACTCCCGGGGTGTACTCCCTCCTTCCCATGTCCGAGGACGAGCGGGTCACGCGGGACATCCTGATGCGGGAGCCCGGTGCGAGAGTCCTGCAGGTGTGCGACGCAAAGAACATGCGGCGCTCCCTGATGATCACCGCGCAACTCGCCGAGATGGAGGTTCCGCTCGTGCTCGCCGTAAACATGGCGGACGAAGCGCGGGAGCGCGGTGTAATGCCCCGGCTGGAGACCCTCAAGGAGCGTCTCGGGGTCCCGGCGGTTCCCACGGTGGCGGTGCGGAAAAAGGGGACGGACCTGCTCCTCCCTCTCCTCGAACACCCGTCGCCGTCCTCGGTTCAGGTCGATTACGGAAGCGGGATCGAAGCGGCCATCCTCAAGATGGAAGCGCTGCTGCCGGCGAAAACGCCGATCGGGAAGAGAGCGCTGGCGATCATGCTGCTGTGCGGCGACGACTCCCTCGCTCCGTGGCTGGCGGAGAACGTCTCCGCCGCCCGGGTCCGGGAGATGAACGACGTGAGGAACCGGCTCATTGAGGATGAGCGGGAGGAGATCGTTTCCCTTGTGAACCGGGCGCGCCTCTCCTGGATCGATCAGATGCTCATCGAGCTAGGGGTCGAGGAGTCGGCCCGTTCCTCCAGAAAAATCGCGCAGGCGTTCGGCAGGTACTCCATGGATCCCCTTTACGGGATCCCCATCCTGGTGGGCGTCCTGGCCCTCGCCTACGGCTTCGTCGGGGTATTCGGCGCGGGATACCTCGTCGACCTCCTGCAGAAGTCGCTCTTCGATGGCTGGGTCGTCCCGTCGATCACGGCGTTCCTCGACCGGTTCGTCCCCTGGGCGTTCCTGCGGGACTTCCTGGTGGGGCCGTACGGATTGATCTCGATGGGGCTTTCGTACGCCGTCGCGATCGTCCTCCCGATCGTCGGCACCTTTTTCCTCGGGTTCGGAATCCTTGAGGACTCCGGGTACCTGCCCAGGCTCGCGGTGATGGTGGATCGCCTTTTCAAGAAGATCGGTTGCAACGGCAAGGCGGTGCTTCCGATGATCCTCGGGCTCGGATGCGACACCATGGCGACCTTGACCACGCGGATCCTGGGGTCGCGCAAGGAGCGTGTGATCGTCACGCTGCTGCTGGCGCTCGGGGTCCCCTGTTCGGCGCAGCTGGGGGTGATCCTCGGAATGCTGTCGGGCGTCGGTCCGGTGGCTACCATCACATGGGTCGGACTGATGGTTGGGATCATCCTCGCCGTCGGTTTCCTCGCGGCGAAGGTGATCCCGGGTGAATCGTCGGACTTCATCTTAGAGATTCCCCCCATACGCTGGCCTCAGGTGGGGAACCTCGCGATAAAAACGATGGCGCGGATCGAATGGTACCTGCGGGAGGCGGTTCCCCTTTTCCTCGTCGGCACCCTCGTACTTTTCACCGCGGACCGGCTGGGTTGGCTGCTCCGGATCCAGGCCGCGGCGGAACCTCTGATCGTCCGTCTGCTCGACCTGCCGCCGAAGACGACGGAGGCGTTCCTGATCGGCTTCCTGCGCCGGGACTACGGGGCGGCGGGACTGTACAGCATGGCGAAGGCGGGGATGCTCACCCACCTCCAGGTGGTGGTGAGCCTGGTCACCATGACGCTTTTCATTCCGTGCCTTGCGAACCTCCTCGTGATCGTCAAAGAGCAGGGGGTGAAGGTGGCGGTCGGAATGTCCCTGTTCATCTTTCCGTTCGCCGTTCTGGTCGGCGCCGCGGTCAACCTCTTTTCGCGCTGGGCGGGGATCACATTTTGAATCCCCCGAAAAACAACGTGAAGATCCGATGCCCGCTGTGCCAACGGGAGATCGATCCGAACGACCGCACATGCCGGTCCGGGTGCCCCATGAGTAAAGGATGCACGCTTGTCTGTTGCCCGGGATGCGGATACTCTTTCCCCATGCCCGAATCGAAGGTGGTGAACCTGGTGAAGGGCCTTTTCTCGAAAGGAAGCAGGAAATGACCGAGCATGGGCAGGACGAGATTCTCGAGCTCCTGTGGACGCTTCGGGAAGAACGTAAGGCGAGTCGCGCGGAAGTGTTGCGATCCGCCGCGGAGCCGGGCCCCGAGGGCCTGCTCGATGAGCTGGTCGAGGGCGGCATGGTCGACGCTTCGGGGGAAGAGATCCTCCTCACGAAGAACGGAGAGGACCGCGCCCGCGGGATCATCCGGCGTCACCGCCTCGCGGAGGTGCTTTTGCAAAACCTGTTCGATCTTGACAACATACAGCTGGAAAACAGCGCCTGCCAGTTCGAGCATATCCTCTCCGAGCCCGTGGTCGAGAGCGTGTGCACCTTTCTCGGCCATCCCCCCGCTTGCCCGCACGGCCGCCCGATCCCGAGGGGGGAGTGTTGCAACCGGATCCGGACGGAGATCCGCCCCCTCGTGATGCGCTTGACCGAGTCGTCCCTCGGGGCCACTGTACGGATCGTCTTCATCACTCCGCGGTCGAAGAAGCGCCTGGAAAAACTCTCCGCCCTCGGGATCGTCCCGGGAAGCCGGGTTCGCCTCCTGCAGCGAAACCCTTCCTTCGTTCTTGAGATCGGCCAGACAACGGTCGCCGTCGACCGGGACATCACGGATGAGATCTACGTCAAGCCGACGTAGCGCCGTCGCTCTTCTCCTCTGCGGCTCGCTGGCTCTGGCGGTCGGCGCCTCCGGTCGCCGCCGCGGAGGTCGGGGGGTCGAGGGCGCCCGCGCTCCTGCTGAAGTACGCCGCGCCGGATCTGCCGGATCGTTCGGCGCGCCAGGTCCTCGATCCGGTCCCCGCGATCGTCGTGAGGGAACTCCGGATCCGCTGGCTGCCCGTTCCACTGGAACCGTCGGGGAAGGATCCTTCCGCCGGGGAGATCCCGGTTCCCGACGATGCGGCCCTGCGACGGATCGCCGGGAAGATATCCCTCGCCTCGGAACAGATGGACAAGGTCGAAGGGGCCGCCGCGGAACGTATTCTCGAGGAAGCCGAGAAGGAGTGCCGGTCGCACAGGTTCACGCAAGCGACACGTCCGTTCCTCGACGAGATCTTTTTACGGCGAGGGATTCTCCGCCTCTGGGAGGGTAAGGCGTCCGACGCCGAGGCCCTTTTGTCCCGTGCGCGCGCGTTGCGACCGGGATTCGCCCCGGACCCTGCCCTGTTCCCCCCCGCAGGTGATCTCCGCGTGGGAAGCGATCAGGCAACGCCCCGTCCCCGAAGCGGAACTTCTGGTCGAGTCGCTCCCCTCCGGCGCGGAGATATTCGTCGATGGAGAGCGTCGGGGAGTCACCCCGGCTCACGTTCGAACGAAAAATATCGCCCCTGTACGGATCCGCGTATCCCACCCCGGGTACAGGGATGCGGCAGTGACGGGGCAATGGCTACCGGGGGACACGGAGATATTGCGCTTCTCCCTTCCCGGTGACCGGGTGGCTCGCCTCGGCGAACTCCTTGGCGGTGCCGCGCGGGGAAAGGGCGGAGGCGCGGGACCCCTGGTCGAGGAACTCTCCGCGGCGGCCGGGACCTCGCGGGTGGCGATCCTGATGCTCGGGAAGGAAGCGAGCGGCGATGGGCTGCGCGCAAGGCTCTATTCCGGAAGGCCGCCCGGCCTGGATCCGGCGCTCCTCGGGGAGACATCGATCCCGGAGGGGAAAAGGGGGGCGGAAATCTGCGGGAAGTGGGTCGCCGATACCCTTGCCTCGGACGGGTGGCCGAGAGAGGAACCGTCGGAGAGGCCTTGGTACAATTCCCCCTGGCTTTGGGGGATCCGCATTGGCTTGGGGGTAGCTGCCGCGTTTGGGGCGGCGGGAGGGAGCGGAGGGTCCGGCGGCTCCGGCGGCTCCGGCGGATCTTCCGGGGGCACCGTCGCGGTGAATTTTTAGTCCATCGAACGGGACCGGGTTTTTCGGTTATGATGATCCCCGGGCCATGGGACGAAATACGAGACTTACCGACATGACGATCCCCTTGAAGGATCCGAACCGGAAAAAGCGCCGCCTGCCGCTGTTCATCGCAGCGGCCCTGGTGATCGTGGCGGTGTTCATCTCGCTGTTCCGCGACATGGGGGTCGTCGACAGTTGGAGGCTTCGCAGGACGGAGCTCCAACTTCGCGGCGAGGTCGAAAAGCTCCGGCAGGAGAACGCTCTGCTCAAGCGCACGGTCGAGGACCTTCGCGGCAACCCGGCGGTCATCGAACAGGAGGCCCGCCGGCTCGGTCTCATCAAGGAGGGGGAGAACGTCATCGTTGTCCCCCAGCGGCAGGATACCCGTCCGCAAGCCCCCCCAAAGCCCGGCCAAAAACGCCAATAGTGTTCCTGTTATACCGCGACACCAGCCATAGATGGGTGTTTCCGGCGGAAGGTATGGCAGGAGAAACGTCCTTTAAGGCGCAGGCGCTTTCGAGGGACATTCCTGGAGGTTGTCGGTACTGCGGTCGGAGGAGTGTCCCTCGCCAACAAACCACAATCGAGTGTACTCCTCGTTGAAGCACTTCAGGTGCCTGGCGGTTTTGTCCGCTCCGCTGTACCTCCTCGCGCTTTTCCTCCTTCGGGAGCGGATCCCCGGGGGGACCCCTTTCCTCCTTTCCGCCGCGATCGGACCCCTCGCGGCCGCGTACTTCTTCGTGGCGTACCTTCTTGCGCGGAATCGGGACGACCGTGTCCCCGACCTGTTCCCCCTCCTCGCATGGGGAGCGGCCGCGGCCATGGAGATCCACGCGTTCGTTCCACCAGTCGCCCGGACCGGCGTCGTCCCGGCGGCCCTGTTTTTCGGCATCGCAATGAAGTTTCCCGCGACGGTCTCCATTCCGGCGATCCTTTACGCCGACGCATGGCTGGCCGCGGTACCCGGACCGATCGAAAGTGAGATTTACTACACTTCAGCGATGGCCCTGTTCGCGGGAGCGGCGGGCATCGTCGTCCGCGGAGGATATCGGAAGGATGGGCGGGTGGTGAACGAGGCGCGGGAGGCGATCGCCCGGAGCAGGGCGCTGGTCCTTCCGTGGGAGGGTTCGGGAAACGGCGGATCTCCCGCAACCGGGGAGATGACCGAGGAATCCAGCCTGCTCCGGAGGGAAGAGGAACTGAAGGATGGGATCCGGCAGGCGCTGGATCGGCTTCTGGGGCTGACCGGCGCTTCCCATGTCGCCTATATCGCCCGATCAGGATCGCCCGGATCCATTCTCCACGAGGGGTTCCTGCTCAGTCGCGGCGCTCCGGCCGCCCGCGAGATCTCCCTTCCCGACACGTATGTCCCCGTTCGGGAGGCGACCGTTTTCAGGAAACCGTTTCTCGAAACCGGCCCGGGTGCAAGGAGGTACGCTCCGTGGAAAAGCGGCCCGGGGAGCGCTCCCGCCGGGGTCGCCGCCGTTCCCGTTTTCGGGGATGGGGTGGTGGAAGGCGTCCTGCTTGCGGTCCAAGACGATGAGGGGCCATGGGGGGAGCTCGTGATCCCGGCGATGGAGCTGGCGGGGCATTTCGTAGGCCGCGATATCGGGCGGATTCGGGAGCTGCACCAGGGGGACCGGTACTTTCTCCGGGGTGAGTGGTACCACAGGATGGTCCGGAAGATGGCGGAGGTGGGGACGGAAGAAGATCCGGATCCGGTCGGTGACGTGCGATCGAGACGGGAGATGGTCTACGCGGAGACCGCGGAGCAGGTCCGCCACCAGGTCGACGCGGACAGGGTCCTTCTGGTCGAATCGGGCGAGAACGCGGGAAACGGTCGCCTCGCCTGGGCGCTGTCGCCCGATGGGGGGGGGCCGGGACCGGAAGAGTACGAATCTCTCGGGAACAGTTACGTCGGTTGGGTGATCCGTACAGGGACACAGCGCATCTTTCCGGGCGGAGGCGGACCGCCGCGAAGCCAAGGAGTCCTGCCGGTATCGTGGGAGAGGGAAGGGGAGCGATCGTTTCTCGTACTACCGGTGGTGGGCAGAGTTGGATTTCGCGGGGCACTGGTGTGCGCCCACCCGCAGGAGAAACGGTTCCTGAAACGGCACGCGGAGATCGCACGGGACATCACAAGGGTCATGCAGCTCGGGCTATCCCACGTCGAACGGCTCGAATCGCTTACAAAAAAAGCGACAACGGACGGGTTGACCGGTCTGTCGAACCGGAAGGCGTTCCTCGAACGGTTGGCGGTGGATCTCGCGCGGCTCGACGGTCGGCATCCATGCGGCGTCGTGATGCTGGATATCGATCGCTTCAAGGGGGTCAACGATACGTACGGGCACCCGTTCGGCGACGAGGTGCTCCGGGGTGTGGCATCGGTCCTCGGGAAGGGAGTCCGCAAGGGAGACACGGCGGGGCGATATGGAGGGGAGGAGTTCGTGCTCTATCTCCATATGGCGGACACGGAGCGGGCCAGGGAAGGCGCCGAGAGGTTTCGCCGGATGATCCGGCAGATCCGCTTTCCCCACGAGGGGAAGGAGATCACCGTCACCGCTTCCTTCGGCGTCGCGTGCTCCCCTTATCACGGCAACGGGGTGGAGGAGCTCCTGAAACACGCCGACGAGGCCCTCTATCTCTCCAAGGAGCGTGGCCGCGACCGGGTGACGGTGTACCCGGGGTGAAACCATAAGGGGTGGGTTGTGTGCAGGGGACACACCTTCCCTGCATCCCGAGAGTGCCCCAGGTATGTCCCCTGAAAGCGCCTGCACCTTACAGGAACTTTTTCTTGCCGCACGCATCACTGCAAAGATCTCTCTGTGGCCTGCGGCGCGTTGCCTGCGGCGCGTTGACACCCCCCCCACCAGGGGGCTAAACTGACGGCTTTACAATCATTTTCCCTTCGAGGCACTGTTTGGACGCACGTCGGATCGTCGAATCCCTGGTCTTCTCCGCAGTGCGGAAAAAGGTCGCGGAATGGGGAGAGGACGCGGAGGTTTCCGTCTCCCTGGAAATCCCACGGCAGGAATCGTATGGGGATTTCTCCACCAACGCGGCGATGCAGCTCGCCGGGCGTCTCGGGAGAAAACCGAGGGCGGTGGCGGAGGAAATCGTGTCGGCGCTCCGCGAGGAAGACCGGCGGGGGCGCTTCGCGTCCCTGTCGATCGCCGGGCCGGGATTCATCAACATCGTTCTCTCCGATGAGTTCTGGAGGGAAGTCCTGACCGTCGCGCTGGAGAAGGGGCCGCGGTTCGGCTCCTCGAAGGCAGGGGAGGGAAAGACCGTCCACATCGAGTTCGTGTCGGCCAACCCGACCGGACCTCTCCACGTCGGTCACGGCCGCGGCGCCGCCGTCGGGGACGCCCTCGCCAGGATCCTCGAGTTCACCGGGCACAAGGTCGTCCGCGAATATTACATCAACGACGTCGGCAACCAGATGGACAACCTCGGGCGCTCGCTCCTCGCGAGATACCATGTCCTGTGCGGACGCAGTGCAGAGCTCCCCGAGGACGGGTACCGCGGGGAATATATGATCGAACTGGCGCGGGACTTCCGCACGGTGGTGGGAGACCGGTACGCCGACTCGCCGGAAGAGGAGGTGCTTTCCGTCTTCAGGAAGGAGGCGGGAGATCGCATCCTTCTCGGTATCCGCGACGACCTCGCGTCGTTCCGGGTGACGTACGACCGGTGGTTCGCGGAACGGGATCTGCACGACCTTGGCCTGGTGGACGCCGCCCTCGTGGATCTCCGGGAGCGGGGACAACTCTACGAATCCGATGGCGCGACCTATTTCCGCAGCCAGGCGCTGGGAGATGAAAAGGACCGCGTCCTGATTCGCGCGGACGGGCGAACCACCTATTTCGCGGCCGACGTCGCATATCACCGGCACAAGTTGCGGGAAGGGTATACCCGATTGATCGACATCTGGGGGGCAGACCATCACGGGTACGTGCCGAGGCTGCGCGCGGCGCTTCGGGGGCTCGGGGAGGACGAGAACCGCCTGGAGGTGCTTCTCGTCCAGTTCGTCACCCTGATCCGCGAGGGGAAGGCAGTCCAGATGTCGACCCGGTCGGGGGAATTCACGACGCTGCGCGAAGTCCTCGACGAGGTTGGGGTCGACGCCGCGCGGTTTTTCTACCTGCTGCGCAGTTTCCACACCCACCTGGATTTCGACCTCACCTTGGCGAAGACGCAGTCGCGGAACAACCCGGTGTATTACATCCAGTACGTTCACGCCCGGATCTGCTCCATTTTCCGTGAGGCGGAAGCCCAGGGGAAGACACTCACAGGACACCCGCCTCTCTCCATCCTCACCTTCCCCGAGGAGGTGCGCCTGATGAAGGCGGTCGCACGCTTTCCCGACGTCGTCTCGGAGTGCGCGAAGACGCTGGAGCCCCACCGGATTCCCTTTTATCTCCTCGAGGTTTCCGATCTCTTTCACGCCTTCTACCATCAGCACCGGTTCCTCGGGGAGTCTCCCGAGCGGACGCAGGCCCGGCTCGCGCTTGCCCTCGGCGTGAAGACGGTGGTGGCGTCCGGGCTTTCGATGATCGGCGTGACGGCACCGGACCGGATGTGAGATCGCTCCGCCACAAACTCGGGTTCCGACGCGGGGATCCCGAGAGGCACTCCTTCGCCTTCTTCATCGTTGGCACCATCGTAGTGATCGCCGTCGCATTTTTTCTCGGTTTCCAGCTGGGGAGATATGTCGAGAAGAAAGACACGGCAGGGAAAATCGCTCCCCAGGACCCCGCGGGGGAGAACGGGGCGCGGACTTCCGCCTCCGCGGAGATCCGGAAGGAGATATCGGCGTATTCGGAAGAGGCGGCGAGAATTCCCGCGGTGGCCCCTCCAGCTGCGATCCCCCCGACCGCCGGGGAAGATCTGAAGAAGACGGAGTCCGAGGCCACCTTTCCCGAAGCTCTCTCCAGGAAAGATCCCTCCCCGGAACCGATGGGGAAGAAAAAAGCGAAGGCTCCGGCCGTCGCCCCTTCCGTGGAGGCGAAGTTCATGCTGCAGGCTGGGGCGATGAAAACCCGCGAAACCGCCGATGCCTTGAGAAAGCGGCTCGATCGGCGCGGATACAAGACGATGGTGGTCCACGCGACGAGCCGGACACACGGGGAGGTGTACCGCGTCCGGGTAGGGCCCTTCGGATCCCGCGACGAGGCCATGAAGGCGAT
The Candidatus Deferrimicrobium sp. genome window above contains:
- a CDS encoding metal-dependent transcriptional regulator, with translation MTEHGQDEILELLWTLREERKASRAEVLRSAAEPGPEGLLDELVEGGMVDASGEEILLTKNGEDRARGIIRRHRLAEVLLQNLFDLDNIQLENSACQFEHILSEPVVESVCTFLGHPPACPHGRPIPRGECCNRIRTEIRPLVMRLTESSLGATVRIVFITPRSKKRLEKLSALGIVPGSRVRLLQRNPSFVLEIGQTTVAVDRDITDEIYVKPT
- a CDS encoding PEGA domain-containing protein — its product is MRARCDRDSPRTLPCSPPQVISAWEAIRQRPVPEAELLVESLPSGAEIFVDGERRGVTPAHVRTKNIAPVRIRVSHPGYRDAAVTGQWLPGDTEILRFSLPGDRVARLGELLGGAARGKGGGAGPLVEELSAAAGTSRVAILMLGKEASGDGLRARLYSGRPPGLDPALLGETSIPEGKRGAEICGKWVADTLASDGWPREEPSERPWYNSPWLWGIRIGLGVAAAFGAAGGSGGSGGSGGSGGSSGGTVAVNF
- a CDS encoding FtsB family cell division protein gives rise to the protein MTIPLKDPNRKKRRLPLFIAAALVIVAVFISLFRDMGVVDSWRLRRTELQLRGEVEKLRQENALLKRTVEDLRGNPAVIEQEARRLGLIKEGENVIVVPQRQDTRPQAPPKPGQKRQ
- a CDS encoding sensor domain-containing diguanylate cyclase, coding for MKHFRCLAVLSAPLYLLALFLLRERIPGGTPFLLSAAIGPLAAAYFFVAYLLARNRDDRVPDLFPLLAWGAAAAMEIHAFVPPVARTGVVPAALFFGIAMKFPATVSIPAILYADAWLAAVPGPIESEIYYTSAMALFAGAAGIVVRGGYRKDGRVVNEAREAIARSRALVLPWEGSGNGGSPATGEMTEESSLLRREEELKDGIRQALDRLLGLTGASHVAYIARSGSPGSILHEGFLLSRGAPAAREISLPDTYVPVREATVFRKPFLETGPGARRYAPWKSGPGSAPAGVAAVPVFGDGVVEGVLLAVQDDEGPWGELVIPAMELAGHFVGRDIGRIRELHQGDRYFLRGEWYHRMVRKMAEVGTEEDPDPVGDVRSRREMVYAETAEQVRHQVDADRVLLVESGENAGNGRLAWALSPDGGGPGPEEYESLGNSYVGWVIRTGTQRIFPGGGGPPRSQGVLPVSWEREGERSFLVLPVVGRVGFRGALVCAHPQEKRFLKRHAEIARDITRVMQLGLSHVERLESLTKKATTDGLTGLSNRKAFLERLAVDLARLDGRHPCGVVMLDIDRFKGVNDTYGHPFGDEVLRGVASVLGKGVRKGDTAGRYGGEEFVLYLHMADTERAREGAERFRRMIRQIRFPHEGKEITVTASFGVACSPYHGNGVEELLKHADEALYLSKERGRDRVTVYPG
- the argS gene encoding arginine--tRNA ligase is translated as MDARRIVESLVFSAVRKKVAEWGEDAEVSVSLEIPRQESYGDFSTNAAMQLAGRLGRKPRAVAEEIVSALREEDRRGRFASLSIAGPGFINIVLSDEFWREVLTVALEKGPRFGSSKAGEGKTVHIEFVSANPTGPLHVGHGRGAAVGDALARILEFTGHKVVREYYINDVGNQMDNLGRSLLARYHVLCGRSAELPEDGYRGEYMIELARDFRTVVGDRYADSPEEEVLSVFRKEAGDRILLGIRDDLASFRVTYDRWFAERDLHDLGLVDAALVDLRERGQLYESDGATYFRSQALGDEKDRVLIRADGRTTYFAADVAYHRHKLREGYTRLIDIWGADHHGYVPRLRAALRGLGEDENRLEVLLVQFVTLIREGKAVQMSTRSGEFTTLREVLDEVGVDAARFFYLLRSFHTHLDFDLTLAKTQSRNNPVYYIQYVHARICSIFREAEAQGKTLTGHPPLSILTFPEEVRLMKAVARFPDVVSECAKTLEPHRIPFYLLEVSDLFHAFYHQHRFLGESPERTQARLALALGVKTVVASGLSMIGVTAPDRM
- a CDS encoding SPOR domain-containing protein translates to MRSLRHKLGFRRGDPERHSFAFFIVGTIVVIAVAFFLGFQLGRYVEKKDTAGKIAPQDPAGENGARTSASAEIRKEISAYSEEAARIPAVAPPAAIPPTAGEDLKKTESEATFPEALSRKDPSPEPMGKKKAKAPAVAPSVEAKFMLQAGAMKTRETADALRKRLDRRGYKTMVVHATSRTHGEVYRVRVGPFGSRDEAMKAMKSIRAEMKIDVIMLKR